The following coding sequences lie in one Penaeus vannamei isolate JL-2024 unplaced genomic scaffold, ASM4276789v1 unanchor39, whole genome shotgun sequence genomic window:
- the LOC138860866 gene encoding clumping factor A-like — translation MGQYSRPLVPEDSTRLFSSKFRKYLDLRPSLAVRIAEHNRPDSDSEVEDSDGESEVSAKSDSDSEVEDSDGESEVSAKSDSDSEVEDSDGESEVSAKSDSDSEVEDSDGESEVSAKSDSDSEVEDSDGESEVSAKSDSDSEVEDSDGESEVSAKSDSDSEVEDSDGESEVSAEE, via the exons ATGGGGCAATATTCTCGGCCTCTCGTTCCCGAAGACTCGACACGTTTATTCAGCTCAAAGTTCAGGAAATACCTCGATTTGAGACCCTCATTAGCTGTCCGAATAGCAGAACACAACCGACC tgacagtgatagtgaggtagaagatagtgatggtgaatcAGAGGTTAGTGCGAagagtgacagtgatagtgaggtggaagatagtgatggtgaatcAGAGGTTAGTGCGAagagtgacagtgatagtgaggtggaagatagtgatggtgaatcAGAGGTTAGTGCGAagagtgacagtgatagtgaggtagaagatagtgatggtgaatcAGAGGTTAGTGCGAagagtgacagtgatagtgaggtggaagatagtgatggtgaatcAGAGGTTAGTGCGAagagtgacagtgatagtgaggtggaagatagtgatggtgaatcAGAGGTTAGTGCGAagagtgacagtgatagtgaggtggaagatagtgatggtgaatcAGAGGTTAGTGCAGAagagtga
- the LOC138860867 gene encoding clumping factor A-like — protein sequence MVNQRLVRRVTVIVRWKIVMVNQRLVRRVTVIVRWKIVMVNQRLVRRVTVIVRLEDSDGESEVSAKSDSDSEVEDSDGESEVSAKSDSDSEVEDSDGESEVSAKSDSDSEVEDSDGESEVSAKSDSDSEVEDSDGESEVSAKSDSDSEVEDSDGESEVSAKSDSDSEVEDSDGESEVSAKSDSDSEMEDSDGESEVSAKSDSDSEVEDSDGESEVSAKSDSDSEVEDSDGESEVSAKSDSDSEVEDSDGESEVSAKSDSDSEVEDSDGESEVSAKSDSDSEVEDSDGESEVSAKSDSDSEVEDSDGESEVSAKSDSDSEVEDSDGESEVSAKSDSDSEVEDSDGESEVSAKSDSDSEVEDSDGESEVSAKSDSDSEVEDSDGESEVSAKSDSERRQFR from the coding sequence atggtgaatcAGAGGTTAGTGCGAagagtgacagtgatagtgaggtggaagatagtgatggtgaatcAGAGGTTAGTGCGAagagtgacagtgatagtgaggtggaagatagtgatggtgaatcAGAGGTTAGTGCGAagagtgacagtgatagtgaggttggaagatagtgatggtgaatcAGAGGTTAGTGCGAagagtgacagtgatagtgaggtagaagatagtgatggtgaatcAGAGGTTAGTGCGAagagtgacagtgatagtgaggtggaagatagtgatggtgaatcAGAGGTTAGTGCGAagagtgacagtgatagtgaggtagaagatagtgatggtgaatcAGAGGTTAGTGCGAagagtgacagtgatagtgaggtggaagatagtgatggtgaatcAGAGGTTAGTGCGAagagtgacagtgatagtgaggtagaagatagtgatggtgaatcAGAGGTTAGTGCGAagagtgacagtgatagtgaggtagaagatagtgatggtgaatcAGAGGTTAGTGCGAagagtgacagtgatagtgagatggaagatagtgatggtgaatcAGAGGTTAGTGCGAagagtgacagtgatagtgaggtggaagatagtgatggtgaatcAGAGGTTAGTGCGAagagtgacagtgatagtgaggtggaagatagtgatggtgaatcAGAGGTTAGTGCGAagagtgacagtgatagtgaggtagaagatagtgatggtgaatcAGAGGTTAGTGCGAagagtgacagtgatagtgaggtagaagatagtgatggtgaatcAGAGGTTAGTGCGAagagtgacagtgatagtgaggtggaagatagtgatggtgaatcAGAGGTTAGTGCGAagagtgacagtgatagtgaggtagaagatagtgatggtgaatcAGAGGTTAGTGCGAagagtgacagtgatagtgaggtggaagatagtgatggtgaatcAGAGGTTAGTGCGAagagtgacagtgatagtgaggtagaagatagtgatggtgaatcAGAGGTTAGTGCGAagagtgacagtgatagtgaggtagaagatagtgatggtgaatcAGAGGTTAGTGCGAagagtgacagtgatagtgaggtagaagatagtgatggtgaatcAGAGGTTAGTGcgaagagtgacagtgagagaagACAGTTCAGGTAG